The nucleotide window AGCTTTAGTGATTGTATGCAATATGAAACATGGCTATTCTTTACACATCTCTACATGTACACCTCCAGTGCCTCCATACATGTTGGTTAAGTGTGTTAGTCTGATACATGTCACCATCATCAGCCTACATCTCTACCTGTGCAGTGACTTTCACTGGTGATATCCTTATTGGCACTGTATTTATAGTGTTGATGTATGGAAACAGCCTctcagtgaaagtgtgtgagaaGGTGTAAAGGTTTGTGTTAGTATCCAGATCAGTGAATGACAGCTTTCCTCTGTTCCAGTCCAGATGAACTCTGATCCTCTGGAGTGGTTTCTTCACAGAGAGATTTTTATCTGTCAGCGATGGAGAGTATGCTTTGTATTTACCATCGCAGAACCATATTCCCCAGTATCCAGTCGGAATCTTTCCCTTTCGTGTGACAGATTCTTTTATCACACCCACTCCCCAGTCTGCCTGATTAATAACTTCAACGTCCCAGCTGTGAGTCCCAGAGTCAAAGCCCTCAGATCCCAGGACTGTGGCATAGTATTCAAATCTTTCTGGGTTTTTTGgaagctgtctctctctctgttggtatCTCACACTTTTCAGATCTTCAGAAACAAAGAGGTGGGATTCTGCAGTGTTTGGATCCAGAATCACAGGAGAATATGTAACCATCTCCTTCATTTTGTTCCAGATGTTGAAGGTCAGGTTGCCCAGGTGTTTTGCCACATCTATCAGAGctcctgagggcagctgtggatcatccagcagggggcgctgctggACTCTTTTCACTGCAGCCTTGTAGTTCTGCAGGAATGAGACACTTCCAGctctcagctctgtctctgtggcCCTGACAGTGTCTGAAAGAGCTGCTATCTCTCTGTTCAGAGCTACGATCCTCTGCTTCAACATGGAACtcttctgttcctcttccttcctcagtGCAGTGATCCTggccttctcttcttcttctagaaACTGGTGAAGCTTCTTAAACTCATCCTTAATCTGCATCTCAGTGTGTAGAGTCTGCTCCTTaatgtgttctgctgtttgatcCCAGTTCACTTTAGTTTGATTAAAGGTCTCCAGTTTCTCCTGTAAGGGCTTCAGGGATTTCATGAGGACCTTCTTGTAATCCTCTGCAGCTTCATCGATGGGACTGAAtctgtggttggtgtgtgttctTGAATCTCGACAGACGAGACACACCGGCTGCTGATGGTCCAGACAGAACAGCTTTAGTTTCTCtgagtgcagactgcagagagcctcAGACTTTGCAGAAGCTTTCTCTTCTAGAGAAAGTTGTGAAAGTAAGAAGGCTTCACACAGGTTCTTTAATGCCAAGTTACAGGGTGGGTCACTTCTTGAAGATCTTCTTTTACAAACTGGACATTGATGAATCAGTTTTTCTGCCCACCATCTCTGCAGACAGTCTTTACAGAAGCTGTGGCTACATGACAACAAGACAGGATCTGTGAAGACGTTGTAACAGATTGGACAAAAGAAATCCATCTCTGCTTGACAAACCTGAGCAGCCATTTCTGAGCGAGGCTGAAAACTCAGCAGGTTCTTCAGACAGGAAATCAGCCAGCTGATCCTCTAGAAAGTTCCCTAAATCTTTGAAATGTCTCTGTCAGAGATGTGCAGTCAGCAATCAGTGGAAATAGCAGTATTCCAGTATTCCCAGTAACCCCCTTACTCcttatttcttctctctcagtgGAAGTTGTGAGCTTTGTATCCTGTCGTCTGTCTCTCGATGCGTGTAtctccgtctgtgtgtgtcaggaagTGCACAGTGTTTCCTGTATCTTGATGTTCAGAGAGTAGGTGGAGTCAGGACATTTTTGAACAGATGTATAGAAAGGGGGGTGTTGTTCTCATTGTGGTTTCactttgctttgtctttgagtCGTCGCTTCTCTAAAACTCTCTTAAAGCAACCAGTGGAAGTAGCATTATTCCAGTATTTCCAGTAACCCAGTAACTCAGTTCCTGGGAATAGGAAACAgtagatgtatttatttaactatgattttaaaaaaaagttttgtgaataagtaaaaaaaattaatttaaaatttggTTTCTAACATTTATGTCTTACTCTTGTAATTCAGCTGGatgctataaaaacaaaaaggtaacaATATGCAGTGCAAATAGTAGCATATTTTTTAGAACTAATATTAGAATTATCATTCAGGTGGTTGTAGGCCACAAAAAAATGTTAGGACTCTTTCATGTTGAGAAACAACAATGTCTGTCAGTGATGTAACATAAGAGGAATAAATGACTCAGGAACATTTTTGAACATGTCTTTGTGACTTAAGCAATTTTAAACCTTCAAGCTTGTAAACGATAAAGCATGACTAACAGACTAACTCCACATAATGATGAGGAGGCATGTGCAGCTCCTCACTTCCCCGTGCATAAGCTGCCTCTAGACACTGCACAACAGTCATACTATAACACTGGTCAAATGATGACTAGAATGATGTTCAAGTGagattttcatgaaataaaaacacaaaagtaaagAGGATCCTTTGTCATTTTCTAGTTATACACATCATCTCTAGCTGTTAGATTACAATATGGTTTTAAAATCTTTCTTAATTGGATCATGTGATGTTgaaaaaatgagacaaagacTGTCGATGAAATATTGTttgaaaagacagaaggagTTAACAGAAAGCCTTTTACTCATAACAGCAACAGATTCTGGACTGaattaaacacactgaataactgcaatatatattatagtaaaCCTCATCACTTaccaataaatcaaatcaaatcaaatcaaatcaattttatttgtatagcccaaagtcacaaagtacatttgcctcagaggactttacaatctgtacagggagtgacaccctctgtccttagaccctcggttcgagtgaggaaaaacttgcccacaaaaaacctttaacagggaaaaaaggtggaagaaacctcaggaagagccacagaggagggatcccaaTCTAGAGCTCTCTCATATGCACTGTGTGCATATCAAGCAGATCTAGCAGAACATTCACTTCATTTTCAATGGTGGTTCAAATAGAATCTTTCATCTCCATGACCACATGAagacagtttgtgttgtgttaaaatCAGGTTTGtaagtttgaattaaaaaagaaaaacctgattTCAGCAGTTTTTAAAGTGCCTGTTGTTGTCGCctgttgtttacatgttgattcattgtttatgttttattgtttgttctttttatatatattattttttttcttgttttaatatttgccTTTGTAACACTTTGTGACCTTGTTTCTGTTCAGTACACAAAGTTTATCCTGTCATCTTTAaaactgaatgaactgaattcaGTCCAGAATCTGCTGTTGCTGTTATGAGATAAAGGCTTTCTGTTAActccttctgtcttttcaaACAAATTCATTGACAgtctttgtctcattttttcAACATCAAATGATCCAATAAGAAAGATTTTAAAACCATATTGTAATCTAACAGCTAGAGATATGTGTATAACTAGAAAATGACAGGATCCTctttacttttgtgtttttattcatgaaaatcTCACTTGAACATCATTCTAGTCATCATTTGACCGTGTTATAGTATGACTGTTGTGCAGTGTCTAGAGGCAGCTTATGCACGGGGAAGTGGGAGCTGCACATGCCTCCTCATCATTATGTGGAGTTAGTTGTTAGTCATGCTTTACGTTTACAAGTTGAAGGTTTTAAATTGCTTAAGTCACAAAGACATGTTCAAATGTTCCTGAGTCATTTATTCCTCTTATGTTACCTCACTGACAGACATTGTGTTTCTCAACATGAAAGAGTCCTAACATTTTTTTGTGGCCTACAACACCTGAATGAATTCTAATATTAGTTCTAAAAATATGCTACTATTTGCACTGCATtgttacctttttgtttttatagcatCCGCCTGAATTACAGAGTAAGACAAATGTTAGAAAccaattaattatatttttttacttattcacaaaacttttttttaaatcctagTTAATAAATACATCTACTGTTTCCTTATTCCCAGGAACTGAGTTACTGGGTTACTGGAAATACTGGAATAATGCTACTTCACTGGTTGCTTTAAGAGAGTTTTTAGGAGAGCGACGactcaaagacaaagcaaagcTGAAACCACATGAGAACAACACCCCCTTTCTATACATCTGTTCAAAAATGTCCTGACTCCATCCTACTCTCTGAACATCAAGATACAGGAAACATGTGCActtcctgacacacacagacggagaTACATGCATCGCGAGACAGCGACAGGATACAAAGCTCACAACTTCcactgagagagaagaaataagGAGTAAGGGGATTACTGGGAATACTGGAATACTGCTATTTCCACTGATGCTGACTGCATCTCTGCAGAGACATTCAAAGATTTAGGGAACTTCTAGGGATCAGCTGGCTATTTCCGTCTGAAGACCTGCTGAGTTTTCAGCCTCGCTCAGAAATGGCTGCTCAGGTTTGTCAAGCAGAGATGGATTTCTCTTGTCCAATCTGTTACGTCTTCACAGATCCTGTCTTGTTGTCATGTAGCCACAGCTTCTGTAAAGACTGTCTGCAGAGATGGTGGGCCGAAAAACTGATTCATCATGTTCCAGTTTGTAAAGAAGATCTTCAAAAGATGACCCACCCTGTAACTTGGCATTTAAGACCTGTGTGAGCCTTCTTACTTCACAACTTTCTCTAGAAGGAGCTTCTGCAAAGTCTGAGGCTTCTGCCAGTCTGCACTCAGAGAAACTAAGGCTGGTCTGTCTGGACCATCAGCAGCCGGTGTGTCTCGTCTGTCGgattcagaaacacacaccaaccacagaTTCAGTCCCATCGATGAAGCTGCAGAGGATTACAAGAGGTCCTCATGATCCCTGAAGCCCTTCAGGGAATGGAGACCTTTAATCACTAAAGTGAACTGGGATCAACAGCAGAACACATAAGGAGCAGACTCTACACACTGAGTGCAGATGGTGGTTTAAGAAGCTTCACCAGTTTctaagaagaagaggaaggccAGGATCCCTGCCactgggaaggaagaggacagagagtTCCATGTTGAAGCAGAGGATCGTAGNNNNNNNNNNNNNNNNNNNNNNNNNNNNNNTCTAGGATGTCTACcattgtaaaacacacacattaatatgttaatgaaTACAGCATCATTAAAGAACTGATGagtatataaaaacacatggtGCTGACTGTCAACTTTTAGTGTGACACTGCTTAAAATCCAACACAGAACAGATGGTAAGAAAATGTAGATGTTTGGATAAATATaatcatcataaaaataaactatttccAGAATTAACCCCTGATCAGTTTATGTTAGTTTGGCTAAGTCAGTGCAGCATATGCCTATTTAAGTTTTACAATGTGAtgttacaaaacaaagcaggaaataCAGACTTTATACACATCTTGTACAAGTTAGAAAAGGTGAAAGATGACAGATGTAAATGAGCCTTCTTTCATACAAGGCCCTGATCCATCACTTTAatccaataaaacacacatacatagcaCGATGAAGAGACCGAAACCCAGAGCGGTCCAGCATCCATTCAGACCTTAGCACTGCCGGGAACcaagagaacaaaacacacattaagtTCTTCAGAACACAACATTAACAGCAAATACACTTATTCAGAGTACtgtcagtgaaatgtttcattagAATCACAGTCACTTCTTCACACAAAGAAACTAGACCAGATTAGAGATGTATGGAAGTTTATTAATGacaaaaagttttaaagttcaaa belongs to Larimichthys crocea isolate SSNF unplaced genomic scaffold, L_crocea_2.0 scaffold655, whole genome shotgun sequence and includes:
- the LOC109139146 gene encoding zinc-binding protein A33, with the translated sequence MAAQVCQAEMDFFCPICYNVFTDPVLLSCSHSFCKDCLQRWWAEKLIHQCPVCKRRSSRSDPPCNLALKNLCEAFLLSQLSLEEKASAKSEALCSLHSEKLKLFCLDHQQPVCLVCRDSRTHTNHRFSPIDEAAEDYKKVLMKSLKPLQEKLETFNQTKVNWDQTAEHIKEQTLHTEMQIKDEFKKLHQFLEEEEKARITALRKEEEQKSSMLKQRIVALNREIAALSDTVRATETELRAGSVSFLQNYKAAVKRVQQRPLLDDPQLPSGALIDVAKHLGNLTFNIWNKMKEMVTYSPVILDPNTAESHLFVSEDLKSVRYQQRERQLPKNPERFEYYATVLGSEGFDSGTHSWDVEVINQADWGVGVIKESVTRKGKIPTGYWGIWFCDGKYKAYSPSLTDKNLSVKKPLQRIRVHLDWNRGKLSFTDLDTNTNLYTFSHTFTERLFPYINTINTVPIRISPVKVTAQVEM